The following are from one region of the Candidatus Krumholzibacteriia bacterium genome:
- a CDS encoding DUF5989 family protein: MGFKDNLREKLSIFRELWLFMRVRKKFWLGPIMLVLLLLGMLIVFTEGSALAPFIYTLF, from the coding sequence ATGGGATTCAAGGACAACCTGCGCGAGAAGCTCAGCATCTTCCGTGAGCTCTGGCTCTTCATGCGGGTGCGCAAGAAGTTCTGGCTGGGACCGATCATGCTGGTGCTGCTGCTGCTCGGGATGCTCATCGTCTTCACCGAGGGCTCGGCGCTGGCGCCCTTCATCTACACGCTCTTCTAG
- a CDS encoding PIG-L family deacetylase, with translation MAYDVVVFGAHPDDAEMAMGGTIAKLTRAGKSLLLVSLTRGEAGSHGTQEEREREAADAAAVLGCEHRLLDFPDSRLESNLEGRERLLRLLRELRPALVFAPHYTNRGGHHDGAAHVDHLVTGNLVREAVKLARVRGVERALPAHDVQRLYYYMVPRDMVPSLLVDVTAEFDTLVRAIQAYRTQMAIDRRGTPILEILAAYRRYLGIAAGCTYAESFLCEEPLRADAELLFRL, from the coding sequence GTGGCCTACGACGTCGTGGTGTTCGGCGCCCATCCGGACGATGCCGAGATGGCAATGGGCGGCACCATCGCCAAGTTGACGCGGGCGGGGAAGTCCCTCCTCCTCGTCAGCCTGACCCGGGGCGAGGCAGGGAGTCACGGGACGCAGGAGGAACGCGAGCGGGAAGCGGCCGATGCTGCCGCGGTCCTGGGTTGCGAGCACCGGCTGCTCGACTTCCCGGACTCCCGGCTCGAGTCGAACCTGGAGGGAAGGGAACGGCTGCTGCGGCTGTTGCGGGAGCTGCGCCCGGCGCTGGTGTTCGCCCCGCACTACACCAACCGAGGTGGCCATCACGACGGCGCGGCGCACGTGGATCACCTGGTGACGGGGAACCTGGTCCGCGAGGCGGTGAAGCTGGCGCGCGTGCGCGGCGTGGAGCGTGCGCTGCCGGCCCACGACGTGCAGCGGCTGTATTACTACATGGTGCCGCGGGACATGGTCCCGTCGCTCCTCGTGGACGTGACCGCCGAGTTCGACACCCTGGTCCGCGCCATCCAGGCCTACCGCACCCAGATGGCCATCGACCGCCGGGGCACCCCGATCCTCGAGATCCTGGCGGCCTACCGGCGCTACCTGGGCATCGCCGCCGGTTGCACCTACGCCGAGTCTTTCCTGTGCGAAGAGCCCCTGCGCGCCGATGCGGAGCTGCTCTTTCGCCTCTGA
- a CDS encoding carbamoyltransferase — protein sequence MNILGISAFYHDSAACLLQDGRLVAAASEERFTRKKHDHDFPLNAARYCLREGGITAADLDYVGFYDKPLLKFERILYTYLATFPRSFPSFMKAIPLWLREKLWTPGTIRKELDYRGPVLFAEHHESHAASAFLLSPFTEAALLTVDGVGEWATATLGVGRDRRVEIRKEIRFPHSLGLLYSAFTYYLGFKVNSAEYKVMGLAPYGQPKYRREMEKLIDIKEDGSFKLNMDYFAYDYGLTMTNGKFSELFGGEPRAPESKLTQREMDIAASIQEITEIVMLRMSNWLHKETGLDKLCMAGGVALNCVANGRILRETPFRDIFVQPAAGDAGGSLGVAALIWHSILGNERGPGMQHAYLGPSYSSEEIRSYLDGNGIRYQELEREALLDRTAQLIEEQNVVGWFQGRMEFGPRALGGRSILADARNPANKDVVNLKIKFRESFRPFAPTVLEDKVSEWFELEQPSPYMLLVAQVREDRRTIPSVTHVDGSARIQTVNREQNPLFYDLIRRFETRTGCPVIINTSFNVRGEPIVCTPHDAYLCFMRTDMDHLVLDRFVLDKREMQPLAEDVDWRNLFELD from the coding sequence ATGAACATCTTGGGAATCTCCGCCTTCTATCACGATTCCGCCGCCTGCCTCCTGCAGGACGGCCGCCTGGTGGCCGCGGCCTCGGAAGAGCGCTTCACGCGCAAGAAGCACGACCACGACTTCCCGCTCAACGCGGCGCGCTACTGCCTGCGCGAGGGTGGCATTACCGCCGCCGATCTCGATTACGTCGGCTTCTACGACAAGCCGCTGCTCAAGTTCGAACGCATCCTCTACACCTACCTCGCCACCTTCCCTCGTTCGTTCCCTTCCTTCATGAAGGCGATCCCGCTCTGGTTGCGGGAGAAGCTGTGGACGCCGGGGACGATCCGGAAGGAGCTCGACTACCGCGGTCCCGTCCTCTTCGCCGAGCACCACGAGTCGCACGCGGCCAGCGCCTTCCTGCTCTCGCCGTTCACGGAAGCGGCGCTGCTCACCGTGGATGGGGTGGGCGAGTGGGCCACGGCGACGCTCGGGGTGGGGCGGGACCGGCGGGTGGAGATCCGCAAGGAGATCCGCTTCCCCCATTCCTTGGGTCTCTTGTACAGCGCCTTCACCTACTACCTAGGTTTCAAGGTGAACAGCGCCGAGTACAAGGTGATGGGTCTCGCCCCCTACGGCCAGCCGAAGTACAGGCGGGAGATGGAGAAGCTCATCGACATCAAGGAGGATGGCAGCTTCAAACTCAACATGGACTACTTCGCCTACGACTACGGGCTGACCATGACCAACGGCAAGTTCTCCGAGCTCTTCGGGGGCGAGCCGCGGGCGCCGGAATCGAAGCTCACCCAGCGCGAGATGGACATCGCCGCCAGCATCCAGGAGATCACCGAGATCGTCATGCTGCGCATGTCGAACTGGCTGCACAAGGAGACCGGGCTGGACAAGCTGTGCATGGCCGGCGGTGTGGCGCTCAACTGCGTGGCCAACGGCCGCATCCTGCGGGAAACGCCCTTCCGGGACATCTTCGTGCAGCCGGCGGCGGGGGACGCCGGCGGCTCCCTCGGGGTGGCGGCGCTCATCTGGCACTCCATCCTGGGGAACGAGCGCGGCCCCGGCATGCAGCACGCCTATCTGGGTCCTTCGTACAGCAGCGAAGAGATCCGCAGCTATCTCGACGGCAACGGCATCCGCTACCAGGAGCTGGAGCGCGAGGCGCTGCTCGACCGCACCGCCCAGCTCATCGAGGAGCAGAACGTGGTCGGTTGGTTCCAGGGGCGGATGGAGTTCGGGCCGCGGGCGCTGGGAGGCCGCAGCATTCTGGCGGACGCCCGCAACCCGGCCAACAAGGACGTGGTCAATCTGAAGATCAAGTTCCGCGAGAGCTTCCGCCCCTTCGCCCCGACCGTGCTCGAGGACAAGGTGTCGGAGTGGTTCGAGCTGGAGCAGCCGAGCCCCTACATGCTGCTCGTGGCTCAGGTGCGCGAGGACCGGCGCACCATCCCCTCGGTGACCCACGTGGACGGGAGCGCCCGCATCCAGACGGTGAACCGCGAGCAGAATCCGCTCTTCTACGACCTCATCCGTCGCTTCGAGACGCGCACGGGCTGTCCGGTGATCATCAACACCTCATTCAATGTTCGCGGCGAGCCCATCGTTTGCACGCCCCACGACGCCTACCTCTGCTTCATGCGCACCGACATGGACCATCTGGTGCTGGATCGTTTCGTCCTGGACAAGCGGGAGATGCAGCCGCTGGCCGAGGACGTGGACTGGCGCAATCTCTTCGAGCTGGATTGA